A genomic window from Pseudonocardia broussonetiae includes:
- a CDS encoding ABC transporter permease, with translation MTTTSMTTTLEPAAPTTVVPTRRGSSTLRHGATLAWRGIVKTVHSPEALLDVTLQPVVFLLLFVYVFGGAIAGDPATYLQFALPGVLVQTVVFASAGTGVGLADDLKTGIFDRFRSLPISRSAPLLGAIGADLARYVTSGLVMLAFGALLGFRSDAGPLAFVAAMGLVMALAFALCWVFTALAMVVRDPRSVQGLGALIMLPITFGSSVFVPADTMPSWLRGFVEVNPVSKAADAVRGLLGGGPVLGPATATLVTSAVVVAVFAPLAVALYRRRT, from the coding sequence ATGACCACCACCAGCATGACCACCACCCTCGAACCCGCCGCGCCCACCACGGTCGTCCCCACCCGTCGGGGATCGTCCACGCTCCGGCACGGCGCCACGCTCGCCTGGCGCGGCATCGTCAAGACCGTCCACTCGCCCGAGGCGCTGCTCGACGTCACCCTGCAGCCGGTGGTCTTCCTGCTGCTGTTCGTCTACGTCTTCGGCGGCGCGATCGCCGGCGACCCGGCCACCTACCTGCAGTTCGCGCTCCCGGGCGTGCTCGTGCAGACGGTCGTGTTCGCGTCGGCGGGCACCGGCGTCGGCCTGGCCGACGACCTCAAGACCGGCATCTTCGACCGCTTCCGCAGCCTGCCGATCTCCCGCAGCGCACCGCTGCTCGGCGCGATCGGCGCCGACCTCGCCCGCTACGTCACCTCCGGCCTGGTCATGCTCGCGTTCGGGGCGCTGCTCGGGTTCCGCTCGGACGCCGGCCCGCTGGCGTTCGTCGCCGCGATGGGCCTGGTGATGGCGCTCGCGTTCGCGCTGTGCTGGGTGTTCACCGCGCTGGCGATGGTCGTCAGGGATCCCCGCTCGGTGCAGGGCCTCGGCGCGCTGATCATGCTGCCGATCACGTTCGGCTCCAGCGTCTTCGTGCCCGCCGACACCATGCCGTCCTGGCTGCGCGGGTTCGTCGAGGTCAACCCGGTCTCGAAGGCGGCCGACGCGGTGCGGGGACTGCTGGGCGGCGGCCCGGTGCTCGGCCCGGCGACGGCGACGCTGGTGACCTCCGCCGTGGTCGTGGCGGTCTTCGCCCCGCTCGCGGTGGCGCTCTACCGCCGCCGCACGTAG
- a CDS encoding BTAD domain-containing putative transcriptional regulator — protein MRIGLLGAVEAWPDAPGTAVPLPGLRVRGLLARLALDAGRPVGTAALVDDLWGEQPPDAAGNALQALVSRLRRAVGADLVGTEPGGYRLRIAPDAVDALRFDALAADPARLTEALALWRGPALADVRDLPFAAAAADRLDERRAAAVERRAALALGSGGPADLDALTAQLAAAPLRETTAALLARALHATGRQADALAVVDRTAARLADELGIDPGAELAAARMEVLRQAPARPRAAPPAGAPVSSFVGRDDDVRRVRTLLGTHRLVTLTGPGGAGKTRLSREAVDGEPHVRVAELAPLTGPEQLPATLLAAVGGPELQLRASDEAAAAVPDRLVAALTGRDTLLVLDNCEHLVHAAAALVDLLLPRCPALRVLATSREPLGVPGEVLHPVDALRGADAVRLFVDRAAAVRPGFALTPQVEPVVAEICRRLDGQPLPIELAAARIRTLSPAEIAERLADRFRLLTTGPRTAQPRHQTLRAVVDWSWDLLAEPERAVARRLGAFAGGATAATAERVCSGPDVPDVFDALASLVDKSLVVAVPQAEGPTRYRMLETIRVYAVERLDEAGERERAEAAHLAVVLELVEEAEPRLRGPGQLDRLARLRAEAEEIDVALRRTVAAGDSAAAHRLAAAMGWSWMIRGLLEEARRWFEAVHVLDGPAPAAARALVTGYLGISCVGGVESERGTALLADAIAIVDTLPEPRHPLLDLLGPGTDVFSGRGDDAIRRLSHEATDPWLRAFALQVRAVAAENDGRIDDQRRLLRAARALHASTGDRFGLGMAVHSLGELEEVAGDPVAAAAAYDEAIVLAEELGNDDRIDFLSRRAVLHASQGDRAAACATLRRAEDASDGSAPSRWTIAVSRAGIERLTGDVDAARAAVAVASAGLRQLEDEAGLAVAQRKAWVGALRAEIELTAGDPDAAQGPLADAVAAALEARDGPVSGMVAEVAARLLLAHGDAEGAALLLGVAHTQRGALDLGSADVLASLAQVDDVLGPAAAQEAQRRGRELPRDDGLAELERAVAAVGGTYVRRR, from the coding sequence GTGCGGATCGGACTGCTCGGCGCCGTGGAGGCGTGGCCGGACGCGCCCGGCACCGCCGTCCCGCTGCCCGGCCTGCGCGTGCGCGGCCTGCTGGCGCGCCTCGCGCTCGACGCCGGGCGGCCCGTCGGCACGGCCGCGCTGGTCGACGACCTGTGGGGCGAGCAGCCCCCGGACGCGGCGGGCAACGCGCTGCAGGCGCTCGTCTCCCGGCTGCGGCGGGCCGTCGGCGCCGACCTGGTCGGCACCGAGCCGGGCGGCTACCGGCTCCGGATCGCCCCGGACGCCGTCGACGCCCTGCGGTTCGACGCGCTCGCCGCCGACCCCGCCCGCCTCACCGAGGCCCTGGCCCTGTGGCGCGGTCCGGCGCTGGCCGACGTCCGCGACCTCCCCTTCGCGGCCGCCGCGGCCGACCGCCTCGACGAGCGCCGCGCCGCGGCCGTCGAGCGGCGGGCCGCGCTCGCGCTGGGGTCCGGCGGGCCGGCCGACCTCGACGCCCTGACCGCGCAGCTCGCGGCCGCCCCGCTGCGCGAGACCACCGCCGCGCTGCTCGCCCGCGCCCTGCACGCCACGGGCCGCCAGGCCGACGCGCTCGCGGTGGTCGACCGCACCGCCGCCCGCCTCGCCGACGAGCTGGGCATCGACCCCGGCGCCGAGCTGGCGGCGGCGCGCATGGAGGTGCTCCGGCAGGCCCCGGCCCGGCCGCGCGCCGCGCCCCCGGCGGGTGCGCCGGTGAGCAGCTTCGTCGGCCGCGACGACGACGTGCGGCGCGTCCGGACCCTGCTCGGCACCCACCGGCTCGTCACGCTCACCGGCCCCGGCGGCGCGGGCAAGACGCGGCTGTCGCGCGAGGCCGTCGACGGCGAGCCGCACGTGCGGGTCGCCGAGCTCGCCCCGCTCACCGGCCCGGAGCAGCTCCCGGCCACGCTGCTGGCCGCCGTCGGCGGTCCGGAGCTGCAGCTGCGTGCCTCCGACGAGGCCGCCGCGGCGGTCCCCGACCGGCTCGTGGCGGCGCTGACCGGCCGCGACACCCTGCTCGTCCTCGACAACTGCGAGCACCTGGTGCACGCCGCCGCCGCGCTCGTCGACCTGCTCCTGCCGCGCTGCCCCGCTCTGCGGGTGCTCGCCACCAGCCGCGAGCCGCTCGGCGTGCCGGGCGAGGTGCTGCACCCCGTCGACGCGCTCCGCGGCGCCGACGCCGTGCGGCTGTTCGTCGACCGCGCGGCCGCCGTCCGCCCCGGCTTCGCCCTCACCCCGCAGGTCGAGCCGGTCGTCGCCGAGATCTGCCGGCGCCTGGACGGGCAGCCCCTGCCGATCGAGCTGGCCGCCGCCCGGATCCGCACCCTGAGCCCGGCCGAGATCGCCGAGCGCCTCGCCGACCGGTTCCGGCTGCTCACCACCGGCCCCCGCACCGCGCAGCCGCGGCACCAGACGCTGCGCGCCGTCGTCGACTGGAGCTGGGACCTGCTCGCCGAGCCGGAGCGGGCCGTGGCCCGGCGGCTCGGCGCGTTCGCGGGCGGGGCCACGGCCGCGACGGCCGAGCGGGTGTGCAGCGGCCCGGACGTGCCCGACGTGTTCGACGCCCTCGCCTCGCTCGTCGACAAGTCGCTGGTCGTCGCCGTCCCCCAGGCCGAGGGGCCCACCCGCTACCGGATGCTGGAGACGATCCGCGTCTACGCCGTCGAGCGGCTCGACGAGGCCGGCGAGCGCGAGCGGGCGGAGGCGGCGCACCTCGCCGTCGTGCTGGAGCTCGTCGAGGAGGCCGAGCCCCGGCTGCGCGGGCCCGGGCAGCTCGACCGCCTGGCCCGGCTGCGCGCGGAGGCCGAGGAGATCGACGTCGCGCTGCGCCGCACGGTCGCCGCGGGCGACTCCGCGGCCGCGCACCGCCTCGCCGCCGCGATGGGCTGGTCCTGGATGATCCGCGGGCTGCTCGAGGAGGCCCGCCGCTGGTTCGAGGCCGTGCACGTCCTCGACGGGCCGGCGCCGGCCGCGGCCCGCGCGCTGGTCACCGGCTACCTCGGCATCTCCTGCGTCGGCGGGGTCGAGAGCGAGCGGGGCACCGCGCTCCTCGCCGACGCGATCGCGATCGTCGACACCCTGCCGGAGCCGCGGCACCCGCTCCTGGACCTGCTCGGCCCCGGCACCGACGTCTTCTCCGGCCGCGGCGACGACGCGATCCGCCGCCTGTCCCACGAGGCGACCGATCCGTGGCTGCGGGCGTTCGCCCTGCAGGTGCGGGCCGTCGCGGCGGAGAACGACGGCCGCATCGACGACCAGCGCCGCCTGCTGCGCGCCGCCCGCGCGCTGCACGCCTCCACCGGCGACCGGTTCGGGCTGGGCATGGCGGTGCACTCGCTCGGCGAGCTGGAGGAGGTGGCCGGTGACCCCGTGGCGGCCGCCGCCGCCTACGACGAGGCCATCGTGCTGGCCGAGGAGCTCGGCAACGACGACCGCATCGACTTCCTGAGCCGCCGGGCCGTGCTGCACGCGAGCCAGGGCGACCGCGCCGCCGCCTGCGCCACCCTGCGGCGGGCGGAGGACGCCTCCGACGGGTCGGCACCGTCGCGGTGGACGATCGCCGTGTCCCGCGCCGGGATCGAGCGGCTCACCGGTGACGTCGACGCGGCCCGCGCGGCCGTCGCCGTCGCCTCGGCCGGGCTGCGGCAGCTGGAGGACGAGGCCGGCCTGGCGGTCGCGCAGCGCAAGGCGTGGGTCGGCGCGCTGCGCGCCGAGATCGAGCTGACGGCCGGCGACCCGGACGCCGCACAGGGGCCGCTCGCCGACGCCGTCGCCGCGGCGCTGGAGGCACGGGACGGGCCGGTGAGCGGGATGGTCGCGGAGGTGGCGGCCCGGCTGCTGCTCGCCCACGGCGACGCCGAGGGCGCCGCGCTGCTGCTCGGCGTCGCGCACACGCAGCGCGGCGCGCTCGACCTCGGCAGTGCCGACGTCCTCGCCTCGCTCGCGCAGGTCGACGACGTGCTCGGCCCCGCCGCGGCGCAGGAGGCGCAGCGGCGGGGCCGGGAGCTGCCGCGCGACGACGGGCTGGCCGAGCTGGAGCGGGCCGTCGCGGCGGTGGGCGGGACCTACGTGCGGCGGCGGTAG
- a CDS encoding ABC-F family ATP-binding cassette domain-containing protein, whose protein sequence is MPPRQQNLVNLEAVTAHVPGDASRVLLDAVSLGVERGERVGVVGLNGGGKTTLLDIVTGVRAPDGGRVSRLGDLNLAHLVQGDALPKGARVRDVVLAAWEGAADHEWAADAKVRDVLDGLGIGDLDRTTDGLSGGEKRRVALAAALVGDPDLVVLDEPTNHLDVEGITWLAGHLISRRCAVLVVTHDRWFLDAVCTRTWEVANGRVESYLGGYADWIFARAERTRQADSAEAKRQNLARKELAWLRRGPPARTSKPRYRIEAAEALIADVPPPRNTVELLGFATNRLGRTVLELEDATAVVAGRTLLDRVTWRLGPGDRIGIVGVNGSGKTTLLRSLTGERPLDGGRLVTGTTVQLAELSQELVDLPKDMRVLEATEQVAKYVRLGKLELTASSVLERLGFPASRQWTPVGDLSGGERRRLQLTRLLMAEPNVLLLDEPTNDLDVDTLSRLEDLLDGWPGTLVVVSHDRYLLERACDTVVALFGDGKITHLPGGIEEYLARRARSGDQVNGLTAGPSAAAAPRPASSAADQRAARKELQRIERRMTALTQKQEKLHAALAEAATDPDRLQTLNAELKDVDAEIEGVEQAWLEAAELAEG, encoded by the coding sequence ATGCCGCCCCGTCAGCAGAACCTCGTCAACCTCGAGGCCGTCACCGCCCACGTCCCCGGCGACGCGTCGCGGGTGCTGCTCGACGCCGTCTCGCTCGGCGTCGAGCGCGGTGAGCGCGTCGGCGTCGTCGGCCTCAACGGCGGCGGCAAGACCACGCTGCTCGACATCGTCACCGGCGTCCGCGCCCCCGACGGCGGCCGCGTCAGCCGCCTCGGCGACCTCAACCTCGCCCACCTCGTGCAGGGCGACGCGCTGCCCAAGGGCGCCCGCGTCCGCGACGTCGTGCTCGCCGCCTGGGAGGGCGCCGCCGACCACGAGTGGGCCGCCGACGCGAAGGTCCGCGACGTCCTCGACGGCCTGGGCATCGGCGACCTCGACCGCACCACCGACGGCCTGTCGGGCGGCGAGAAGCGCCGCGTCGCCCTGGCCGCGGCGCTCGTCGGCGACCCCGACCTCGTCGTCCTCGACGAGCCCACCAACCACCTCGACGTCGAGGGCATCACCTGGCTGGCCGGGCACCTGATCTCGCGGCGCTGCGCCGTCCTGGTCGTCACGCACGACCGCTGGTTCCTCGACGCGGTCTGCACCCGCACCTGGGAGGTCGCGAACGGGCGCGTGGAGAGCTACCTCGGCGGCTACGCCGACTGGATCTTCGCCCGGGCCGAGCGCACCCGCCAGGCCGACTCCGCCGAGGCCAAGCGGCAGAACCTGGCCCGCAAGGAGCTGGCGTGGCTGCGGCGCGGCCCGCCCGCGCGGACGTCGAAGCCGCGGTACCGGATCGAGGCCGCCGAGGCCCTGATCGCCGACGTGCCGCCGCCGCGCAACACCGTCGAGCTGCTCGGCTTCGCCACCAACCGGCTCGGGAGGACGGTGCTGGAGCTCGAGGACGCCACGGCGGTCGTGGCCGGGCGCACGCTGCTCGACCGCGTCACCTGGCGCCTGGGCCCGGGCGACCGCATCGGGATCGTGGGCGTCAACGGCTCCGGCAAGACGACGCTGCTGCGCAGCCTCACCGGCGAGCGCCCGCTCGACGGCGGCCGGCTCGTCACCGGCACCACGGTGCAGCTCGCGGAGCTGAGCCAGGAGCTGGTGGACCTGCCGAAGGACATGCGCGTGCTGGAGGCCACCGAGCAGGTGGCGAAGTACGTGCGGCTGGGCAAGCTGGAGCTCACGGCGTCGTCGGTGCTGGAGCGGCTCGGGTTCCCGGCGTCGCGGCAGTGGACGCCGGTCGGGGACCTGTCGGGCGGCGAGCGCCGCCGCCTGCAGCTCACCCGGCTGCTGATGGCCGAGCCCAACGTCCTGCTGCTCGACGAGCCCACCAACGACCTCGACGTCGACACCCTGTCCCGCCTCGAGGACCTCCTCGACGGCTGGCCGGGCACGCTCGTCGTCGTCAGCCACGACCGGTACCTGCTCGAACGCGCCTGCGACACGGTCGTCGCGCTGTTCGGCGACGGGAAGATCACGCACCTGCCCGGCGGCATCGAGGAGTACCTGGCGCGCCGCGCCCGGTCCGGCGACCAGGTCAACGGGCTCACCGCCGGCCCCTCCGCCGCCGCGGCCCCGCGCCCGGCGTCCAGCGCCGCCGACCAGCGCGCGGCCCGCAAGGAGCTGCAGCGGATCGAGCGCCGGATGACGGCGCTGACGCAGAAGCAGGAGAAGCTGCACGCCGCACTGGCCGAGGCGGCCACCGACCCCGACCGGCTCCAGACGCTGAACGCGGAGCTCAAGGACGTCGACGCCGAGATCGAGGGCGTCGAGCAGGCCTGGCTCGAGGCGGCGGAGCTCGCCGAGGGCTGA
- a CDS encoding ABC transporter permease yields the protein MTVATETWLIFQRSLRQSLRNPFWVVIGIVQPFLYLALFGPLLIPIVQSTPGFPPGDAWQVLVPALLIQLGLFGGLFVGFSILTEFKAGVVERMQVTPVSRVALLLGRALKETAVLLAQGVLLTVLAIPFGLRAPLGGVVVGLVLVAVLGFAASSASYALALRVKSEEAFVPIVQSVFLPLLLLSGILLPMSIAPAWLFALSRVNPFVYVVDATRAVFVGDLFSATALVGIAVALVLAAVSLLWGVRTFQRESA from the coding sequence GTGACCGTCGCCACCGAGACCTGGCTGATCTTCCAGCGCTCCCTGCGCCAGTCGCTGCGCAACCCGTTCTGGGTCGTCATCGGGATCGTGCAGCCGTTCCTCTACCTCGCGCTGTTCGGCCCGCTGCTCATCCCGATCGTGCAGAGCACCCCCGGCTTCCCGCCCGGCGACGCCTGGCAGGTGCTGGTGCCGGCGCTGCTCATCCAGCTCGGCCTGTTCGGCGGGCTGTTCGTCGGCTTCTCGATCCTCACCGAGTTCAAGGCCGGGGTCGTCGAGCGGATGCAGGTGACGCCGGTCAGCCGCGTCGCGCTGCTGCTGGGCCGGGCGCTCAAGGAGACCGCCGTCCTGCTCGCCCAGGGCGTCCTGCTGACGGTGCTCGCGATCCCGTTCGGCCTGCGCGCGCCGCTCGGCGGCGTGGTCGTGGGCCTCGTGCTGGTGGCGGTGCTCGGCTTCGCGGCGTCGTCGGCTTCCTACGCGCTGGCGCTGCGGGTCAAGAGCGAGGAGGCGTTCGTCCCCATCGTGCAGTCGGTGTTCCTGCCGCTGCTGCTGCTCTCGGGGATCCTGCTGCCGATGTCGATCGCCCCGGCGTGGCTGTTCGCGCTGTCGCGGGTCAACCCGTTCGTCTACGTCGTCGACGCCACCCGGGCGGTGTTCGTCGGGGACCTGTTCTCGGCCACCGCGCTCGTCGGGATCGCCGTGGCGCTCGTGCTCGCCGCCGTGTCGCTGCTCTGGGGGGTCCGCACGTTCCAGCGGGAGAGCGCCTGA
- a CDS encoding ATP-binding cassette domain-containing protein, which yields MIHARGLARSFRTRRGTVDAVSGVDIDVSPGELVGFLGPNGAGKSTTLRMLTTLIDPTAGTATVAGHDLLTEPVAVRRKIGYVGQNGGAGPDCRVGEELVLQGRLYGLSAADAARRAAELIHDLDLTGLDTRVVSTLSGGQRRRLDIAMGLMHLPTLLFLDEPSTGLDPQSRANLWGHIRGLHAEHGTTLFLTTHYLDEADALCDRILVIDQGRIVAEGTPDALKRRVSGDLVLVGTTDPARTAQLVERLGTELTVDGPSVRFRVDDGAAVLPGLLRELDAAGITMTSAEVRRPSLDDVFLTLTGRSLREDAPAAPEPVEARP from the coding sequence GTGATCCACGCACGCGGGCTCGCCCGCAGCTTCAGGACCCGCCGCGGCACGGTGGACGCCGTGTCCGGCGTCGACATCGACGTGTCCCCGGGCGAGCTCGTCGGCTTCCTCGGCCCCAACGGCGCCGGGAAGTCCACCACCCTGCGGATGCTCACGACGCTCATCGACCCCACGGCGGGCACGGCCACGGTGGCGGGCCACGACCTGCTCACCGAGCCGGTGGCGGTGCGCCGCAAGATCGGCTACGTCGGCCAGAACGGCGGGGCGGGGCCCGACTGCCGCGTCGGCGAGGAGCTGGTCCTGCAGGGCCGCCTCTACGGGCTGTCGGCCGCCGACGCCGCCCGGCGCGCCGCCGAGCTGATCCACGACCTCGACCTCACCGGCCTCGACACCCGCGTCGTCTCCACGCTGTCGGGCGGGCAGCGCCGGCGCCTCGACATCGCGATGGGCCTGATGCACCTGCCCACGCTGCTGTTCCTCGACGAGCCCTCCACCGGCCTCGACCCGCAGAGCCGCGCCAACCTGTGGGGCCACATCCGCGGCCTGCACGCCGAGCACGGCACCACGCTGTTCCTCACCACGCACTACCTCGACGAGGCCGACGCGCTCTGCGACCGGATCCTCGTCATCGACCAGGGCCGGATCGTCGCCGAGGGCACCCCGGACGCGCTCAAGCGCCGCGTCTCCGGCGACCTCGTCCTCGTCGGCACCACCGACCCGGCCCGCACCGCACAGCTCGTGGAGCGCCTGGGCACCGAGCTGACCGTCGACGGCCCGTCGGTGCGGTTCCGCGTCGACGACGGCGCGGCGGTGCTGCCCGGCCTGCTGCGCGAGCTCGACGCCGCCGGCATCACGATGACCTCTGCCGAGGTGCGGCGCCCCAGCCTCGACGACGTCTTCCTCACCCTCACCGGACGGTCCCTGCGCGAGGACGCGCCGGCCGCTCCCGAGCCCGTGGAGGCCCGGCCGTGA
- a CDS encoding 4-(cytidine 5'-diphospho)-2-C-methyl-D-erythritol kinase: MLSAVPPPVTVRVPAKINLHLAVGPVREDGFHDLVTVFHAVSLFDEVSVTQGEPGIEVFGEGVSEVPADETNLAWRAVQRLAEQAGRDPDVTLVLRKGIPVAGGMAGGSADAAATLVGLSALWKLDLTRDELAPIAAELGSDVTFALYGGTALGTGRGERIVPVLSRHPLHWVIALHRGGLSTPRVFGELDRLRGDAEPVDRPVEPVLEAIAGGDPRQLALSLGNDLQAAAVSMVPELRRTLRAGVDAGALAGIVSGSGPTCAFLCTSAEAAMEAAAELAGLGVCRTVRVAHGPVPGARVVEEPAPPTSWPSVRA, translated from the coding sequence GTGCTGTCCGCCGTCCCACCCCCGGTCACCGTCCGGGTCCCCGCCAAGATCAACCTGCATCTGGCCGTGGGCCCGGTGCGCGAGGACGGCTTCCACGACCTCGTCACGGTCTTCCACGCGGTGAGCCTGTTCGACGAGGTGAGCGTGACGCAGGGGGAGCCCGGCATCGAGGTGTTCGGCGAGGGCGTCAGCGAGGTGCCGGCCGACGAGACGAACCTCGCCTGGCGCGCGGTGCAGCGGCTGGCCGAGCAGGCGGGCCGCGACCCCGACGTCACGCTGGTGCTGCGCAAGGGCATCCCGGTCGCCGGGGGCATGGCGGGCGGCAGCGCCGACGCCGCGGCCACGCTGGTCGGGCTGTCGGCGCTGTGGAAGCTCGACCTCACCCGCGACGAGCTGGCCCCGATCGCCGCCGAGCTGGGCAGCGACGTCACCTTCGCCCTCTACGGCGGCACCGCGCTGGGCACCGGACGCGGCGAGCGGATCGTGCCGGTCCTGTCGCGGCACCCGCTGCACTGGGTGATCGCGCTGCACCGGGGCGGGCTGTCGACGCCCCGGGTGTTCGGCGAGCTCGACCGCCTGCGCGGCGACGCCGAGCCCGTCGACCGTCCGGTGGAGCCGGTGCTGGAGGCCATCGCGGGCGGCGACCCCCGGCAGCTCGCGCTGTCGCTGGGCAACGACCTGCAGGCCGCGGCCGTCAGCATGGTGCCGGAGCTGCGGCGCACGCTGCGCGCGGGCGTCGACGCCGGGGCGCTGGCCGGGATCGTGTCCGGCTCCGGGCCCACCTGCGCGTTCCTGTGCACGAGCGCCGAGGCCGCGATGGAGGCCGCCGCGGAGCTGGCCGGGCTCGGCGTCTGCCGCACGGTGCGCGTGGCCCACGGGCCGGTGCCCGGCGCGCGCGTCGTCGAGGAACCCGCCCCGCCCACGAGCTGGCCGTCGGTGCGTGCCTGA
- a CDS encoding ATP-binding cassette domain-containing protein → MESATHDPVIDVRGLVKTYGDTTALAGVDLTARAGSVLGLLGPNGSGKTTTVRILATLLRPDGGSASVLGHDVVADADAVRSRIGLTGQYAAVDEALTGRDNIVLVARLLDLSRADARRRATDLLDRFGLADAGGRRVRTYSGGMRRRLDLAISLIGRPDVLFLDEPTTGLDPRHRAEVWDTVRALAADGVTVLLTTQYLEEADQLADDLVVLDRGSVIAAGTPASLKSDVGGQRLHVRPLHRADLPAALAVVADLAPGHVPAADATGEITVAADRPDLLHRAGADLDRAGIAVAELGLRLPSLDDVFLTLTGRAAEEAAA, encoded by the coding sequence ATGGAATCCGCCACCCACGACCCCGTCATCGACGTGCGGGGACTGGTCAAGACCTACGGCGACACGACCGCACTGGCCGGCGTCGACCTCACCGCCCGTGCCGGGTCCGTGCTGGGCCTGCTCGGCCCCAACGGCTCCGGCAAGACCACGACCGTCCGCATCCTCGCCACCCTGCTGCGCCCCGACGGCGGCAGCGCGTCGGTGCTCGGCCACGACGTCGTCGCCGACGCGGACGCCGTGCGCTCCCGCATCGGGCTCACCGGCCAGTACGCCGCCGTCGACGAGGCCCTGACCGGCCGCGACAACATCGTGCTGGTCGCGCGCCTGCTCGACCTCTCCCGCGCCGACGCCCGACGCCGCGCCACCGACCTGCTCGACCGCTTCGGGCTCGCCGACGCGGGCGGCCGGCGCGTCCGCACCTACTCCGGGGGCATGCGCCGCCGCCTCGACCTCGCGATCAGCCTGATCGGGCGCCCCGACGTCCTGTTCCTCGACGAACCGACCACCGGGCTCGATCCGCGCCACCGCGCGGAGGTGTGGGACACGGTCCGCGCGCTCGCCGCCGACGGCGTCACCGTGCTGCTCACGACCCAGTACCTGGAGGAGGCCGACCAGCTCGCCGACGACCTGGTGGTCCTCGACCGCGGGTCGGTCATCGCCGCGGGCACCCCGGCCAGCCTGAAGTCCGACGTCGGCGGGCAGCGGCTGCACGTGCGCCCGCTGCACCGCGCCGACCTGCCCGCGGCGCTCGCCGTCGTGGCCGACCTGGCGCCGGGCCACGTCCCCGCGGCCGACGCGACCGGGGAGATCACCGTCGCCGCCGACCGCCCCGACCTGCTCCACCGCGCCGGCGCCGACCTGGACCGCGCCGGCATCGCCGTCGCCGAGCTGGGGCTGCGCCTGCCCAGCCTCGACGACGTGTTCCTCACCCTGACCGGCCGCGCCGCCGAGGAGGCCGCCGCATGA